The sequence TAGCCGGTGATCAGGCAGGCGAGCGAGCTGGTGTGCGCGAACCCGAAGCGGTCGTCCGGCATGACGCGGCGCATCAGCGGCCGCATCCACAGTGGTTGCAGCGTCCAGTACGCGGCGACGAACCCGGCCCCGCAGAGCACGAGCGTGAGCTGGTCGGCGCCGGGCGCGATCGTCACCAGGGAGGCGACGGTGACCGTGCTGACCCAGAACATCAGGTGGCCGGTCAGGTACAGGTACCGGGCCGCGGGGAAGAGCCGCACGACCAGCACGTGCGCCAGGAACGCGACCGTGATCACCAGCGCGACCGTCCCGCCCTGGTCGGCGAGGAAGTCGGCGAGGCTGTTGTCCGCCTTCGGCGGCGTGGTCCCCATCGCGCTGGCGAGCACCGTCTGGAAGCTCGTCAGCCCCCCGGTGAAGACCTCCACGCCGATGAACAGGATGACCACGCCGATCGTGGCGCGCAGCGCCCCGGCGAAGACGTCCTCGAACCGCTTGCGCTGCAGGAGCAGGCCCGCCAGCGTGATGAGCCCGATGAGGATGGGCACCTGGCCGAACACGTTGTCGGCCAGGAAGGTGAGGATGTCCTTGATGACGTCCATGGTGAACTCGCCTCACATCTCGGGGGATGGGTGGTGCGCTGTCGCCCCCGTCAGCGCGGACGGACGATCATGCGCCCGGGACGCGGCGCCCCGGGCGGGCGGTCAGTGGCTCGGTGGTCGCAGGTCCAGTTCCAGCCGGTACCGGTCGCCGCGGTAGAGGGACCGGACGTACTCCAGCGGCCGGCCGCCCGCGTCCCTGGTGATCCGCTCGAACAGGAACGCCGGCATGTGCACCGGGACGCCGAGCTCGGCGGCCTCCTCGGCGGTGGTGACGGTCGGCTCGATGGTCTCGGTGCCCGAGGCGATCACGACGCCGTTGCCCCGGAGCAGGTCGTAGAACGAGCGCCCTTCCAGGTCGCTCCGCCGCAGGTCCGGCATCAGCGCCCGCGGAAGGTAGAGGGTCTCGATGGCCATGGGGGCCTCGTCGGCCAGCCGGAGCCGCCGAATGGTAAATACCTCTTCGACGGGCGACAGGGCCAGCCGGCGGCCGATCCGCGCCCCCGCGGTCTCGGTGCGGAACGACAGCACCCTGCCGCCCGGCTTCATCCCGCGCCTGATCATGTCCTCGGTGAACGAGGTCATGGTCAGCGACACGGCGATCCGGGGTTCCGCCAGGTAGGTCCCGCTGCCGTGGCGCCGGTCGAGCAGGCCCTCGGCGACGAGCCCGTCGATGGCCTGGCGCAGCGTCGGCCGCGAGACGCCGAGCTCCTCGGCCAGCCGGCGCTCGGACGGCAGCGCGTCCCCGACGTCCATGCCGTCCAGCATCGCGAGCAGCTCCCGGCGCACCGTCTGCCGTTTCGTGCTCGCGGTCCGGGCCTCACCGGCGGATGGCACGCCTGTCACCTCCTTTGACGCGATTCCTGTCGTCGCACACGGTATGTCCCATTATGGCGACTGGTCAATACCACTTTGGCGATGTTTGCCGTGGTCACGACCGGAGGGCCCGAACTAGCGTCTCGGCAGATCGGCAGACGGTGCCGATCCCGACCGTGTCAACGCCGCGCTCGCCGCGGCGAGGAAGGCGGCCAGATGAGGAAGCTCGTGCGCGGCGCAGTGGCGCTGGCCCTGCCGATGCTCATGCCGGCGGCGCTCGGCGCGGCGCCGGCCCAGGCGGACCCGGGCCGGCCGGGGACGGGGGACGGCTGGAGGCTGGTCGCCTCCGAGCCGTTCGACCGGCACATCGACGACGCGAAGGCCCCCTGGAAGCCGGACGGTGACGGTCCGTCCAGTCCGTACAACGTCGACATGTACGACAACGACGGCGCCTACTTCGACACGATGGGCGGCCCGGCGTTCCGGCAGCAGCTGGCGAAGATGAGGACCTACCGCAAGTCGTTCACCTTCGGGAAGCGCGGCTGGCTCACCGCCGAGCTGGCCGCCCGCGACGCCGACGGGGACGGCCGGCCGGACGCGCCGCCCACGCTCACCTCCCGCAAGGGCGTGGCCCGGCTGGACGAGCCGGCCCACCAGGCGGGCGTCGTCATCCGCTCGACCCGCGACCTGCCCGCCGAGTACCGGGTGGAGATGACGCTGCGCGGCCTGGACTTCGGCGGCCAGCGGAACGGTTCCTGGGACTATCCGGACGGCAGGGTCAACGGCTACTCGCCGGCGGGCTGCAAGACCAACTTCCCCTGGGCCTCGGGCGGCGACTACACCCGGCCCGAGTGCGAGTGGGCCGACGTCCGGACCGACTCCAACGGCTTCTACTACATGTCGATCATGGACTACCCGCGGGTCGCGCCGCACAACAACGTGTTCGTCCACGGCCATCGCAAGGTCGCCATGGACGGATACAACCGGTACCGGTACACCGGCAAGGGCCTGCTGTACTGCGACCCGGCGACCGGGCAGTACGAGCCGTACTCCGCCGGGACGGGCAACGGCGTCAACGCGATCTTCATGACCGACGACCGCCGCTACCCGACGATGCCGGGCACCGAGTACCTGATGGAGAGCGAGTGCGGGCTGCGCAAGGGCGGCGCCATCGTCTCGACCGTCGACCTGAAGCCCGAGCTGCTGCCGGCGGAGCCGTACACGTTCGCGGTCGAGCGCCGCGGCGGCGCCTACACGATGGAGATGTCCGGGGTCTTCGCGCATGTCGGCAGGGCGACATTGCGCTACACGCGCTCGTTCGTCCAGGACGGCGAGCCGATCTGGCACTACAACCAGAAGCCCGGCGAGTACGACGGCCGGTTCAACGCCGACTGGACCTGGACGGGCCCGGGCGGCACCCTGGTCGACCGCGACACCTGGCCGGCCGGATCCGCCTACCCGGACCGGTTCATGATCGGTGACCCGCACATGAACTTCTACGAGGGATCGGCGCAGGTGGACGACATCCGGCTGTACGTTCCGCGATAGCGGACCGGATGTCGGTGGTGCGGGCCAGGGTCCGTGAGAACGTTCCCTGGCCTCGCCCAAGGGGGCCCGTGACCCGGCAGACCGCGCCAGGCAGGGCGCCCGAGCCGTCCTCGCCGACTACGCGATCGTGATCCCCTTCATCCCCCAGGCCGCCGACGACACCGTCGTGCGCGCCGAGCCGACACTGCGCCGGGAGGAGTGAACCGGCCGGTCAGGCCGTCGCCGCCCCGGTGCGGTACTCCTGCGGGCTGACGCCGTGCTCGCGCTTGAAGGCCGTGCTCAGCGCGAAGGCGTTGCCGTAGCCGACCCTGCGGGCGACGGCCTCCAGGGTCGCGTCCGTCTCGCGCAGCAGATCGGCGGCCTGCGCGAGGCGGAGGCCGGTGAGGTAGGACATGGGCGGCTCGCCGATCAGCTTCGCGAACCGCTGCGCGAGCGCCGCGCGCGACACCCCGACCCCGGCCGCGAGGTCCGCGACCGTCCAGGGGTGCGCGAGGTCGTCGTGCAGGAGCCGCAGCGCTGGACCGACGACCGGGTCGCCGTGGGCGCGGTACCAGCCGGGCGCGGCGGCGTCCGAGCGGGAGAACCAGGCGCGCAGGGTCGCGATGAGCAGCAGGTCGAGGAGCCGGTCGAGGACGACGTCCTGGCCGGGCTCGTCCTTGCCGATCTCCTCCTGCAGCACGGCGACGAGCGGCGACCTCCACGTGTCGCCGCGGACGACCGCCATCGGGGGCAGCGCGGCCAGCAGCCGCTGCGTGACGGCGCCGCGCATCTGGTAGGTGCCGACCAGCATGACCGCCGGCCCGTCCGGGTCGTTGCCCCAGGCGCGGACGCCGAGGTCCATGGCCTCCGAGAGGCTCGTGCCGTCCGGGGTGGTGCAGAGCTGCCCCGGATGGATGACGATCTGCGGCGCGGTCGCCGGGTCGTCGCTGACGGTGTAGGGGTCCGGCCCCCGGAAGATGACCATGTCGCCTGGGCCGACGCGCTGCGGATCGCCCTCGTCCGGGACCAGCCACGCCTCGTCCCTGACCATGGAGAGCAGGGTCAGCGGCGCCTCGTCCTGGATCCGGAGCGACCAGGGCGGCGCGAGGGTCGAGCGCAGCATGAACGCTCCCCGCGCGCGCGGACCGTCGAGGAGTTCGGCCAGGGCGTCCATGGGGGCCAGCGTAGACGCTCGCGTATGCGGGCGAGCTTCTCAACGATGGTGGCCAGAACCGCCTGCCTGTTGACTCAAGGGCATGACGAACAGCGAATCCGACATCATCGAGAGCGGCCTCACCCTCGTCCTCGGCGGGACCGGCAAGACCGGCCGCCGCGTCGTCGAGCGGCTGGAGGCCCGGGACGTCCCGGTCCGGATGGGCTCGCGGTCGGCCTCGCCGCCCTTCGACTGGGAGGACGAGTCCACCTGGGCGCCCGTCCTGCGGAACGTCGAGAACGTCTACCTCTCCTACTACCCCGACCTGGCCGTGCCCGGCGCCCCCGACGCCATCCGCGCGTTCACAGGTGCGGCGGCGGGCGCGGGCGTGCGGCGCGTGGTCCTGCTGTCGGGGCGGGGCGAGCCCGAGGCTCAGGAGTGCGAGCGGATCGTCCAGGAGTCGGGCCTGGTCTGGACGGTCGTGCGGTCGAGCTGGTTCGCGCAGAACTTCAGTGAGGACTACCTGCTCGACCCCGTGCGGGCCGGCGAGGTCGTCCTCCCGGCGGGCGATGTCCCGGAGCCGTTCGTGGACGCCGACGACATCGCGGACGTGGCCGTCGAGGCGCTCACCCGGGACGGGCACGCCGGCGAGGTGTACGAGGTGACCGGCCCCCGGGCGCTCACGTTCGCCGAGGCGGTCGCCGAGATCGGCCGTGCCGCCGGACGCGAGATCGCCTTCGTTCCCGTCAGCGCGGACGACAACGCGGCGGCCCTCCGGGGGCACGGTGTGCCCGAGGACGTCATCGGCCTGCTGACCTACCTGTTCACGACCGTGCTGGACGGCCGCAACGCCCGGCCCGCCGACGGCGTCGAGCGGGCCCTCGGCCGCCCGCCGCGCGACTTCTCCGCGTACGCGGACGCGACCGCCGCCAGCGGCATCTGGAACCACTGACCCGAGGATCGGACATCATGAAATTCTCTCTCGCGGGCGTCTCGGCGACCCTCTCGATCATCATGGCGGCCGGGATGGCCGGAACGTTCTTCGGCTTCTCCACCGGCGTGATGCCCGGGTTGAACGCGGCGCGGCCCGCCTCGGCGATCGACGCCATGCAGGGCATCAACCAGCGGATCCAGAACCCGGTCTTCGTGGCGATGTTCCTCCTGGTTCCGGTGCTGGCGGCGGCGGCGGGGATCCTGCTGCTCACCCTGGACCAGAAGTCGGCGGCCCTGCTCTTCTTCGCCGCGGCCGGCCTGTACTTCGTGGGCGCGCTCCTCCCCAGCTTCGCGGTGAACATCCCGATGAACAACGACCTGGACGGCGTCACGATCCCGAAGGACGTCTCCGAGGCGGCGAGGATCTGGTCGGACTACTCCGGCCGCTGGACGGCGTGGAACACCGTCCGCGCGGTGTTCAGCTGGGCGAGCCTCCTCGCCATGAGCCTGGCCGTCTACGTCTGGGGCAAGAACAACTGACCTGGCGGATCCGCGAGGCCCGTGCCCCTTTCCGGAGCACGGGCCTCGTTCCCTCTGCCTCTACCGGCCGTTCTTCGCGCACCACTCCGCCCATGTGAGGGCGCCGTTGTCGAGCTGCTTGCGGTAGAACGACGTCCAGGAGGTCTCCGACCGCGCAGGCGCCTCGGGGGCCTTCCGGTAGAGCGGGTGGTCCCGCTGGACCTCGGCCTTCAGCCAGGGCTCCAGCTCGTCCCAGGAATCGAGGGTCCAGCTCCGGGCGTGGAACGTCAGCCGGGCGCGCACGTCCCTGTCCGCGATGCACATCGACGGGATGAACGGGCTGGACCGCGTCCAGCTGCTGGTCACCTCCATCGCGCCCTTCGGGACGCCGTGCGCACGGCGCGCGGCCTCCCGCTTCCCGAGGTAGAAGTCGAACATCTCCCACGCGGTGTAGATCCCACCGGGGAGCCCGAAATCGTCCCCGGTCAGCGCCTTCAGGTCCGTGCGAGGCGGAATGTCCGACACCTGGGCGAGCGTGCGCTGGACGTCCTTCAGCGGCCCGAGCCTGAACTCCGGCGTGATCGGGAACGGGCCGAAATCGACGTCGTCGTTGTTCACCGGGACCAGCGGATAGGTCCTGCCGTCCAGCGGGTTGCGCCATTCCCGCAGCACTCTCGCCGGGTCCTGCGGGTCGGTGTAGAAGACGATCTCGCGGCTGAGCTGGTACAGCCTGTTCGTGCCCGGTTCGCGGTACAGGCGCCGGACGTTGTAGCCCTCGAACCCGAACAGCCTCGTCCCGTGCCGCAGTGCCGGCGCCAGGGTGTCGCCCGGTGCGTCCACGTACACGAAGCCCGAGATCCGGTACAGCATGTCCCGGCCGTCCGGGCGCCCGAGCACCTGCAGTTGCAGCCGGGTGTCACGGTCCTTGACCTGCGCGTACAGCGGGCCGGGGGCGGACGGGCCGTAGGCAGGGCGGGCGGCTGCCGCGCCCGGCACCGACCACAGCAGGCACGCGGCGGCCGCGCCGGCGAGCGCGGCCGTCATTCGGCGTCGCATCGGGGCTCCCTGGGTGAAGGGTGATGGGGGTCGCCGCCATGCAAGCAGCCCCTGCCCGCCGAGTCACGCTCATGGGAGCAGCACGCCCCAGTGGATCCCCACGGGACGAAGACCGCGCCGGCGGCCAGGAGCAGCCCGAGCCGCACGCGCGCGCCGCGGGGGACGTCCGCCACGAGGTGCACCCACCGCGACTCCCACCACGCCAGGGGGGCCAGCTCGGTGCCGGCGTGCGCCTGGTGAGGCGGGGCCACCGTGATTCATCGAGGAGATCCGGGAGCGGCCGGGCGGTCGCGAGCGCTGGTGGCGCCGGGCCGAGGGGCTCCGCGACGTCCGGACGCCCCCCCGGACTCCCTCCCGCCCGAGGACCGGCCGGTCCTGGCCGAGCTCATGCGCATCGGCCACGCCGAGGACATGGAGCTGTTCGCCGGACTTCCCGCGGCCCACGAGCGGGAGCGGGCCCGGGCGCTGCCGTCCCGCGGGTTCGCCCACATGACCGAGGAGGGCCTGGCCGAGTTCTTCGAGGCCTACATCCGCCTGCCGCACGAGCACGCGCACCGCCGGGAGGACGCGCCGCCGGGCGCGCGTCCCGTCCACATCCGCCTGTTCACCCTTCCCGCCGGCGACGGCTGAGCGGCGGTGGGGCTTACGATCGCGGGATGGGCGGCGTCTACGCGATCAGCGACCTGCACGTGGGGTTCCCGGAGAACCGCGCGTTCGTCGAGGGCCTGCGGCCCGCGTCCGAGGACGACTGGCTGATCGTGGCGGGCGACGTCGGCGAGCGCTTCGCCGACGTCGAGTGGACGCTGCGCACCCTCGGCGAGCGCTTCGCCACGGTGGTGTGGGTGCCAGGCAACCACGAACTGTGGACCGTCAAGGGCGACCCCGTTCAGTTGCGCGGCGAGGCCCGCTACCGCCGGCTCGTCGACATGTGCCGCGGCCTGGGCGTGCTGACCCCTGAGGACCCCTATCCCGTCTGGGACGGCCCGGACGGCGCCGTCACGGTGGCGCCGCTGTTCATCCTGTACGACTACACGTTCCGGCCGGACGGGGCGTCCAGCAAGGAAGAGGCCCTCAAGGCCGCGCACGAGGCCGGCGTCGTCTGCACTGACGAGGTCTACCTGCACCCCGACCCGTATCCCGGCCGGGACGCCTGGTGCGACGCCAGGATCGCCTACACCGAGCGGCGCCTGTCCGACCTGGAGCCGGGGACGCGGACCGTGCTCGTCAACCACTGGCCGCTCGTCCGCGAGCCCACCCGCGTCCTCTGGTACCCCGAGTTCGCCCAGTGGTGCGGCACCGAGCGCACCGCCGACTGGCACAGCCGGTTCGGCGCGGTGTCCGTCGTCTACGGGCACCTGCACATTCCCCGGACGATCTGGACCGGCGGCGTCCCGCACATCGAGGTGTCGGTCGGGTACCCGCGCGAGTGGCGCCGGCGGGCCGACGCGCCGCGCGGCCCCCGCCGCGTCCTGCCCGCCCCCGAGACGGACTGACCGGGTCCTAGCGGGCCGCGCCCGGCGCCACGCCGGTGGCGGCGAGCGCCAGCAGCCGGGCGGCGGCGTCCGGGTCCCGCTCGGCGACCGTCGCGATCGCGCCCGCCAGCCTCAGCACGTCGCCGAACGCCGCGTCGGCGGGCGCGTCCCCGGCGCGCTGCGCGCGGGCGAGCAGCGCCTCGCCCGCCTCGGACATCGCCGCGCGGGAGCCGGAGGGGTCGAGCCGGGGGTCGCGCAGCGACACCATCGCCGAGGCCGCCATGCCGGGGAACGCGGTGATCTCCGAGACGAACGTCCGCAGCCAGGCCAGCAGGGCCTCGTCGGGGGAGGGGGAGTCCAGCAGGTCGCGGGCGGCCGAGGCCAGCCCCGTGTAGACGTCGGCGAGCAGGGCCTCCAGGAGGTCCTGGCGGGTGGGGAAGTGGCGGTAGAGCGTGCCGATGCCGACACCCGCGAGCCGCGCGACGCCTTCGAGCGAGGCGCCCGCCCCCTGGCGCTGGAAGGTCTCCCGCGCCGCGGCGAGCAGCCGCGCGCGGTTGCGGCGCACGTCGGCCCGCACCGGGCGCGCCTTCGGCGTGTCGTCGCTGGTCACGTGGGTCGTCGATCCTTCCCGGGGGTGGAACGGGCCTGCGGCGATCGGGAGGATCCGCGGCTTTTGGAACGGTCCCTCGATCCTATCCGCGCCGTTGCCCCGGCCTGCGCCCGGACGCGCCGGACGCGCCCGGACACGGACCGGGCCCGCCGCGCACGGTGCGCGGCGGGCCCTGCGCTCTTCCCGGCGTTCCTGTGGTGTTGCGGCCGGTCAGGCGTCGGCGGACGAGATCGGGAGGTTCACCCGGCCGCCGGCGGCCCTGAACTCCTCGGCCTTCTCCCGCATCCCTGCGGCGAGGGCCTCCCCGTCGGCGAGGCCGCGCTCGGCCGCGAACCGCCGCACGTCCCGCGTGATCTTCATGGAGCAGAAGTGCGGGCCGCACATCGAGCAGAAGTGCGCGGTCTTCGCCGGCGCCGCCGGCAGAGTCGCGTCATGGAACGCGCGGGCGGTGCCGGGGTCCAGGGACAGGTTGAACTGGTCCTCCCAGCGGAAGTCGAACCGCGCCTCCGACAGCGCGTCGTCCCACGCCTGCGCGCCCGGATGGCCCTTGGCGAGATCGGCGGCGTGCGCGGCGATCTTGTAGGCGATCACGCCGGCCTTGACGTCCTCGCGGTCCGGCAGCCCGAGATGCTCCTTCGGCGTGACGTAGCAGAGCATCGCGGTGCCGTGCCAGCCGATCATCGCGGCGCCGATCGCCGAGGTGATGTGGTCGTAGCCGGGCGCGATGTCGGTGGTCAGCGGCCCGAGCGTGTAGAACGGCGCGCCGTCGCACCACTCCTGCTGCAGGTCCACGTTCTCCTTGATCTTGTGCATCGGGACGTGCCCGGGACCCTCGTTCATCACCTGGTTGCCGAACCGCGCCGCGATCCGCGTCAGGTCGCCCTGGGTGCGCAGCTCGGCGAACTGGGCCTCGTCGTTGGCGTCCGCGACGGAGCCGGGACGCAGCCCGTCCCCGAGCGACCAGGTCACGTCGTAGGCGGCGAAGATCTCGCAGAGCTCCTCGAAACGGGTGTAGAGGAAGTTCTCCTCGTGGTGCGCCAGGCACCAGGCCGCCATGATCGATCCGCCCCGCGACACGATCCCCGTCTTGCGCCGTGCCGTCAGCGGCACGTAGGACAGCAGCACCCCGGCGTGGACGGTCATGTAGTCCACGCCCTGCTCCGCCTGCTCGATCACGGTGTCGCGGAAGACCTCGTAGGTGAGTTCCGCCGGGTCGCCGCCGACCTTCTCCACCGCCTGGTACAGCGGGACGGTCCCGACCGGCACGGGCGAGTTGCGCAGGATCCACTCGCGCGTGGTGTGGATGTCGCGGCCGGTCGACAGGTCCATGATCGTGTCGGCGCCCCAGCGGGTCGCCCACGTCATCTTCTCGACCTCGTCCTCGATCGAGGACGCGACGGCCGAGTTGCCGATGTTGGCGTTGACCTTGACCAGGAAGTCGCGCCCGATGACCATCGGCTCGATCTCGGGATGGTTGACGTTGGCGGGCAGCACCGCGCGGCCGGCGGCCAGCGCGTCCCGGACGAACTCCGGGGCCACGCCCTCGCGAAGCGCGGCGAACTCCATCTCCGGCGTGATCTCCCCGCGCCGCGCGTAGGCGCGCTGCGTCACCGCGCCGCCGGTGGCGCGCCGCGGCCGGCGCGGCAGGACGCCCTCGCCGTCGGCCTGGGGGAGGCGGCCTCCCCCGCCCGCGGGGACGGCAGGGGCCGACGACCGGCGCCCGTCGTCCTCGGGGCGCGCCGCCCGGCCCTGGTAGGGGGCGGTGTCGCCGCGCTCGGCGATCCAGGACTCCCGCAGCGGCGGCAGCCCCCTGCGCACGTCGGTCTCCTGCTCGGGATCGGTGGACGGCCCGGACGTGTCGTACAGGACGACGACGTCGCCGTTGGTCAGCGGCACCTCCCGCATCGGGACCCGGATCTCCGGGCGCGAGCCCTGGAGGTAGGTCTTGCGGGCAGCTGGAACCACAGGTTCGGTCATGACGACTCGATCTCTCCCTACGCCGGCATTACCCGGTCAGGTTCATGCGGTCAGCGGCCGTCCCAGCCGCTATCTCAGCCCGGTACGCCGGGCCCCCGCGATCTGTCGCCCACGACGTTAACCCGCGCGGCCCCGCTTGCCGCAACCGCCGTCCATGGGCTAGAACGCGCCCGCGCGGATCGCGACGGGCAGGGCGAGGGCCAGGGTGCGGAGGGGGTCCGGGGCGGACGGCGACCGCTCCAACTCCATCCGGGCCTCAGCGCCGTCGCCGTCGCCGATGCGCAGCGTGGCCGAGTGCCGGCCGTCGATGCCGGTGACGACGTGGCCGTCGCCGGTCGCGCGGGTGCTGCCGAGGAGCATCCCGCCGGCGGTGTGGAAGGACGGCTCGCGCCGGCCGCGCACGAATCCGAGGGGGCGGCCGTCCGCGTCGAGGACGCGCACGCGGTCGCGGCCCGGCAGCCAGGACGGGCCCCGGAACACCAGCAGCGCGGCGGCGTGGGGGTCGCACAGCACGATGGTCCGCCCGCCGCGCCGGCCGCAGGCCACGGCGAGGACCGCGCCGCCGCGCCGGTCGCGGTACCGGCCCCTGCCGTCCACGACCAGGTGGCGGGCCTGGGCCAGGGCGCCGTCCGCGGGCGGCGGCACCTCCTCGCCCTCATCGTCGACGACGCGCCAGGCGGCGCCGAGGATGCCCGTGGTCGCGGTCCGGACGGCCGGGAGCCATCCGGACGGGAGCGACCCGCCGGCGAGCAGCGCCACCGCATTCCCCTCGACCTCGGCGACGGCCGCGGCGACCGGCGCCTGCTCCGGGTCGAGCCAGAGCGTCCAAACCGGGTCGCCGACGGGCCACCTGATCCCTACCGCGTCCACGGCTCCGGCCGGGACGGCCGCCTCCCGCCTGCCGCGGCGGAGGACCACCCCCTTCTCGCCGATGCTCACGATGAGGCGGGTCCGGTGGAGCCGGGCCGCCCAGAGGACGGCGGCGAGGGCGGCGAGCAGGCAGCCGCCGCCGCAGGGCGGCAGGATCTGGCGGGCCTTGTCCGGATCGAGGATTCCGGTGCCGGGGCGGGTCGCCAGGACGAGGGCCGCGCCGGCCGCGAGCGCGGCGAGAAGGGCGCGGAACGGCCATCGGTAGGCTCGCGCGCCGAGCGTCATCCGGAGTCCGGGCGAGGGGACAGCAGGCGGGGGGACGGACAACTGTCAGCCCTTCGTGACGGGGTCTGCAGAACTATAGGGCGGGCCTCCGGCCCCGCAGGCGCCGCCGGGAAAGATCATTCGCGTGGGCGCGGGCCGCGGTGCGCGGATCACGCGAGTGGGGGAGAATGGGCGCGTGGTGACGGTGCCCCGGGGCGATGTGACGGTGAGGGACGTCCTGGCGGCGTCGGCGCTCGCGGGGGCGGCGGCGGCCGCCGCCGTGCTGTGGCCGGGCGTCCGGGCACTGGACGCGCCGGGCGTGCTGCTGCTGGTGGCGGCGCACGTCCCGCTCGCGGTGTTCCGGCGGTGGCCGGCCCCGGGCCTGCTGGCGCTGGTGGCCCTGGTGCTGCCCTACCACCTGGCGCAGTACCAGCACCACGCGCTGGTGCCCGCCGAGGTGATCGCGCTGTTCGCCTACGCGGTGCTCGGGCGCCGGGTGCGGATCGTCCTCGGCGTCGTCGCGTCCCTGCTCGGCGTCTGCGTGGTCGGCATGGCGATGCGGGCGGGGGGCGGCTCCCTGCGCGAGCAGATCGCGGTCATCGAGGCCGTGGTGTCGGTCGTCATCGCCGTCCAGGTGTGGCGGGTGCACCGGGCGCGGCTCGCGACGATCACCGAGCGGGCCGAGCGGGCCGAGCGCACGCGGGAGGAGGAGGCGCGGCGGCGGGTCGCCGAGGAGCGCCTGCGGATCGCCCGCGACCTGCACGACCTCCTCGCCCACAGCATCACCCTGATCGGCGTGCAGGCCGGCGCCGCGGCCCACCTCGCGCGCGGGGACCGGCCGCTCGACCGGGAGGAGCTGGCCGACGCGCTCGCCTCCATCGCCTCGACGTGCCGGGACGCGCGGACCGAGCTGCGCGGCACGCTCCAGGTCCTGCGCGGCACCGACGTCGGCACCCCCGGGACGCTGCCGGGGCCCCGCGCCGTCGCCGGCCTCGTGGACGCGGCGCGCAGCAGCGGGATCGACATCGACCTGCGGGACGGGGACGTCGGGACGCTGCCCCCGGAGACGGGGGTCGCCGCGTACCGGATCGTCCAGGAGGCCCTGACCAACGTTGTCAAGCACGCCGATGCGAAGCGCGCGACGGTGAGCCTGGCACGCGACGGCGGGGGGCTCGTCGTCCGGGTCGCCGACGACGGCGGGGGGCCGTCCGGCGGACCGCCCGAGGGGTTCGGGATCCTCGGAATGATCGAGCGGGCGCGCAGCGTGGGCGGGACGTTGGACGCGGGTCCGGGCGAGTCCGGCGGGTTCGTCGTCACCGCCTTCCTCCCGCTCGTGGACGCCGTCGCCCCGCGCCAGGCGTGACGTGCGCCCGGCGGAATCCGGTGGCACCCGTTAGCCGGGAACCTCCCGACTCCGACGCGGAGACCGCCGGGGGGCTTTCCACCCCTTACGGATAGGGTCAGGATCAAGGGGACCAGGGGAGGCAACGTCGGTGAGCACTTTGCAGGAGGCCCCGCAGGACCGGATCTTGACGGCGCCGAACGTCCTGAGCCTCGCCCGGCTCCTGGGCGTCCCGCTGTTCCTGTGGCTCGTCCTGATCGAGGCGGACTGGTGGGCGCTCGGCCTGCTGGTGTTCGCGGGCCTGTCGGACTGGCTGGACGGGAAGCTGGCGCGGGCGTTCAACCAGACGAGCAAGCTCGGCATGGTCCTCGACCCGGCCGCCGACCGCCTCTACATCCTGGCCACGCTCGTCGGGCTCACCATCCGCGACATCATCCCGCTGTGGCTGGTGCTCGCGCTCGTCGCCCGCGAGGTGGCGATCCTGCCGATCGCGCCGATCGTGCGGCGGCTCGGATACGGCGGCACGCTGCCCGTGCACTTCATCGGCAAGGCGGCGACGATGTGCCTGCTGTACTCCTTCCCGCTGCTGCTGCTCGGCGACCACGACGGCGGCGCGGGCACCGCGGCGCGGGTCGTCGGATGGGC is a genomic window of Actinomadura citrea containing:
- a CDS encoding GntR family transcriptional regulator, coding for MPSAGEARTASTKRQTVRRELLAMLDGMDVGDALPSERRLAEELGVSRPTLRQAIDGLVAEGLLDRRHGSGTYLAEPRIAVSLTMTSFTEDMIRRGMKPGGRVLSFRTETAGARIGRRLALSPVEEVFTIRRLRLADEAPMAIETLYLPRALMPDLRRSDLEGRSFYDLLRGNGVVIASGTETIEPTVTTAEEAAELGVPVHMPAFLFERITRDAGGRPLEYVRSLYRGDRYRLELDLRPPSH
- a CDS encoding AraC family transcriptional regulator, with protein sequence MDALAELLDGPRARGAFMLRSTLAPPWSLRIQDEAPLTLLSMVRDEAWLVPDEGDPQRVGPGDMVIFRGPDPYTVSDDPATAPQIVIHPGQLCTTPDGTSLSEAMDLGVRAWGNDPDGPAVMLVGTYQMRGAVTQRLLAALPPMAVVRGDTWRSPLVAVLQEEIGKDEPGQDVVLDRLLDLLLIATLRAWFSRSDAAAPGWYRAHGDPVVGPALRLLHDDLAHPWTVADLAAGVGVSRAALAQRFAKLIGEPPMSYLTGLRLAQAADLLRETDATLEAVARRVGYGNAFALSTAFKREHGVSPQEYRTGAATA
- a CDS encoding NAD(P)H-binding protein, which produces MTNSESDIIESGLTLVLGGTGKTGRRVVERLEARDVPVRMGSRSASPPFDWEDESTWAPVLRNVENVYLSYYPDLAVPGAPDAIRAFTGAAAGAGVRRVVLLSGRGEPEAQECERIVQESGLVWTVVRSSWFAQNFSEDYLLDPVRAGEVVLPAGDVPEPFVDADDIADVAVEALTRDGHAGEVYEVTGPRALTFAEAVAEIGRAAGREIAFVPVSADDNAAALRGHGVPEDVIGLLTYLFTTVLDGRNARPADGVERALGRPPRDFSAYADATAASGIWNH
- a CDS encoding DUF1772 domain-containing protein; translation: MKFSLAGVSATLSIIMAAGMAGTFFGFSTGVMPGLNAARPASAIDAMQGINQRIQNPVFVAMFLLVPVLAAAAGILLLTLDQKSAALLFFAAAGLYFVGALLPSFAVNIPMNNDLDGVTIPKDVSEAARIWSDYSGRWTAWNTVRAVFSWASLLAMSLAVYVWGKNN
- a CDS encoding DUF1838 family protein, whose amino-acid sequence is MRRRMTAALAGAAAACLLWSVPGAAAARPAYGPSAPGPLYAQVKDRDTRLQLQVLGRPDGRDMLYRISGFVYVDAPGDTLAPALRHGTRLFGFEGYNVRRLYREPGTNRLYQLSREIVFYTDPQDPARVLREWRNPLDGRTYPLVPVNNDDVDFGPFPITPEFRLGPLKDVQRTLAQVSDIPPRTDLKALTGDDFGLPGGIYTAWEMFDFYLGKREAARRAHGVPKGAMEVTSSWTRSSPFIPSMCIADRDVRARLTFHARSWTLDSWDELEPWLKAEVQRDHPLYRKAPEAPARSETSWTSFYRKQLDNGALTWAEWCAKNGR
- a CDS encoding metallophosphoesterase family protein — protein: MGGVYAISDLHVGFPENRAFVEGLRPASEDDWLIVAGDVGERFADVEWTLRTLGERFATVVWVPGNHELWTVKGDPVQLRGEARYRRLVDMCRGLGVLTPEDPYPVWDGPDGAVTVAPLFILYDYTFRPDGASSKEEALKAAHEAGVVCTDEVYLHPDPYPGRDAWCDARIAYTERRLSDLEPGTRTVLVNHWPLVREPTRVLWYPEFAQWCGTERTADWHSRFGAVSVVYGHLHIPRTIWTGGVPHIEVSVGYPREWRRRADAPRGPRRVLPAPETD
- a CDS encoding TetR/AcrR family transcriptional regulator; its protein translation is MTSDDTPKARPVRADVRRNRARLLAAARETFQRQGAGASLEGVARLAGVGIGTLYRHFPTRQDLLEALLADVYTGLASAARDLLDSPSPDEALLAWLRTFVSEITAFPGMAASAMVSLRDPRLDPSGSRAAMSEAGEALLARAQRAGDAPADAAFGDVLRLAGAIATVAERDPDAAARLLALAATGVAPGAAR